The Deltaproteobacteria bacterium genome segment TTGGAGCCGGTTTGTTGAACGCGCAGCTCTGCTTTGCTGGCGTCTTCTTGGCCCTTAGCGTCGACAGGAACACGAACGATAGCAGCAGCTGGTAGGCTGGCTGCAACGTTCTCGGACTTCTTCGCTTCGCTGCCACACGCGGTGACGAGCAAAGCACCAAACACGATCTTCATAACTTGTTTATTCATGGGGTAACCTCCAATCAATCTGCACCTCACGTAGCGCAGAATTCAGGAAGGTTTCAATAGAAATTTTTTGATTTCTTGAAAAATAAACAATTTTAAAATGTTTTTAAGCAGCCAGTATGGCGCAGGGATACCAAAGTGAAGTTGGAACCAACTGAAATGACCAGGTTAATTTGGCCACTACAGTCACCGACGGTCAACGACGCCCAAAGGCCTACGGCACCTACTGGATCTGACAACCAGCCGCTGCCAATTTGGCTGCAGGGCCATCTTCGCTCAGCCAATCCGCGACCGCACGAATCTCGCGCTGAAGGGACCTATCCGTGTCCATTGCAGGCGCCCTAAATCTGACCTCGTTCACGACTACAGCTAAGATGGTTGATGGCTTGAGTGGAGCCAGCAAGTCTAGGCCTTGAGTGGAGGCTAAATACTCGATAGCGAGGATGTTACGGACATTAATAATGACGCTACGCGCTTTTCTCGCTGCAATTGGTCCCATGCTCACGTGATCTTCTTTATCAGCGGACGTTGGAATGCTGTCGACACTGGCAGGGTGACATAGGACTTTATTCTCGGATACCAGCGATGCAGCAACTACGTGCGGAATCATAAAGCCCGAATTTAACCCACTATTGCGCGTCGCGAAGGCGGGTAGACCGCTTTGGTGAGGGTTTGTGATCTTCTCAATGCGGCGCTCCGAGATACTACCGATCTCTGCGACAGCGATGGCTAGAAAATCCATAACGAATGCCACGGGCTGACCATGAAAATTGCCACCACTCACGAAATCACCGCCGTCAAAGACGAGCGGATTATCGGTCACACTTTGCAGCTCAGTGTTAACGACTGATTCGCAGTACGCGATGGTATCGCGACTAGCGCCGTGCACCTGCGGCACGCAGCGGAAACTATATGGATCCTGTACTTTCCCGCAGTGAGCATGGCTCTCCATGATGGAATCAGTCTGGGCAAAAAGGCGCAGCATGTTGGCCGCCACTAATTTCTGACCACGGTGCGGCCGCGCCGCATGGATCCGCGCATCGTAAGCCGCGACTGTGCCACGCACAGCGTCCAGACTCAGCCCTGCGGCAATGTCAGCACTGCGCGCCAGTGTCTTTGCTTCCTCGACTGCGAATGCCGCCAAGGTCGTCATGTACTGCGTCCCGTTGATAAGCGACAAGCCCTCTTTGGGGGCCAGTTTTAGGGGTGCGATCCCCAGCTGATCAAGCACACGCGCCGCTGGTAATGTCTCCCCACGCCACTTAACCTCACCCTCCCCTAGTAAGCCAAGGGCGAGCTGGGCCAGTGGCGCCAGGTCGCCTGATGCCCCGACGCTGCCCTGACAGGGCACGACTGGCAGGATATCGTGCTCCAGAAATAGTAGCACTTGACGCACGACCTCGGCCCGCACGCCGCTAAATCCAAGGAGGAAGGAATGCGCTCGCAGGATCAAGAGCGCGCGGACTACTTCGTCGGCGGAGTAATCGCCGACGCCACAAGCATGGGAACGCACCAGATTGAGTTGCAGTTGCGCCAGATCTACCGGAGGTATGGCTACGTCGGAGAGGAAGCCAAAGCCGGTGTTGATCCCGTAAACTGTGTTGCCCTGAGTCAGCACTGCGTCTACGTGAGCGCGAAACCCATCCAGTCTCTGCCAAGCTTGGGGCGTCACCGCCACCGGAGGGTTGGGGGTCCGCGCTAGCGTAACCAGACGCTCCGTTGTCAAAGTATCCACACCAAGGTGAAATCGGGGCGTCTGCGGCATGCTCATAAAATGCTCCAAAGTGCTATCAGGTGCTGCGCGGTAACGTGGCCCAGTTATGCCACTCCTCTCACGAATCGACAAGTTCGCTGTCGCCTCGAGGCCACAGGTACGCTATACCTAGCTAAAGGGTCGAGAACCCCTGATTATCACATAGTTATCACATGGGCATCACATGAGCATCACGTGGATATGACGGCTAAACTCTCCACCTTAAGGGACCAGGTCCGCGCCATTGACGACCAGCTCTTAGAGCTCGTCGCGCAGCGCCTCCGCCTAGCAGAGGAAATCGGCCAAATAAAATTCGCCGCCAATCTCCCGATCAAAGACTACCAGGTAGAGAAGGCCGTCCTCGAGCGAAGCCGTAGCAAGGCGAGCACGTTGGGCATCTACTCAAGTTTGGCCGAGGAACTATCGCGACTGCTGATTCGCTATGCGGTGATCGCCCAGGATGACGACCGCTCCCAGCGTCAACGGCACCACCACGGACCAGCGCGACGGGTCACCGTGGTCGGGGGGCGCGGCCGGATGGGGCGCTGGATCTCAGATTTTTTTGATACCTTTGGCGACCACGTTAGCCACGTCGACCAGCCCAGCGGCAGTAACAAGGATTCACGCTACCCGCTACTCAGTTCACTGGCCGCAGCCTGTGACTCGGACGTCATTGTCCTTGCCACCCCAATCAGTATCACGTCTGAAATCATCGAGGAACTCACAAGGCTCAAAACCAAAGCCCTTGTGTTTGACATTTGTTCTCTCAAGACGCCGCTCATGAGCGCGCTCAAAGCGGCGCAGACGGCTGGTCTGCGCATCGGTTCTGCACACCCGATGTTTGGACCGGATGTCGAGGTACTGGTCGACCGCAACGTCATGATCTGCGACGTCGGCGACGCTAAGGTCACTCACGAAGTGCGTGCCCTGTTTGAATCGACAACGGCCCACATCACCGAAGTTTCGTTGGAACGGCACGATGAGCTTATGAGCTATGTGCTTGGACTATCGCACCTGAGTAATTTAGTTTTTGCCGATGTATTAGCAAAAGGCGAAGTGAGCTTCTCTAACCTACGTGGGGCGGCATCGACCACGTTCAATGCACAGCTCGGCGTGACCATTCCTGTGACGATGGAAAATCCAGCCCTCTACTATGAAATACAGACTGAAAACAGTTACAGCCCCAAAATGCTCGGTCTCCTAGCACAATCACTCGACAGCTACGCGCGCGCGATTAAAAGCCGCGATGCACAGGCATTTCTGGGACTGATGAACGAGGCTAAAGCGTATTTTGGTGAGCGCCCAGTTTAACGAGCTCTCTCGTCTAGGACGCGGCAGACTTGGTCCAAACTAAGACCGCGGCCGCGCAGTAATACCAGTAGATGGTAGAGCAAGTCAGCACTCTCGCCAAGTAGGGCCTGATCATCTGCTGCTACCGCAGCAAGTGCCACTTCGACCCCTTCTTCACCCACCTTTTGTGCTTGGCGCTGGATCCCTGCGGCCAACAGTGTTGCCGTGTAGGAACTCGTGGTGTCGGCTGCGGCTGCGCGCTCAACAATTTTAGTCCACAGTTTAGGTAACGTCGCAAAAGTTGAGGCTGCATTTTCGGAAAAGCAACTAACACTGCCCGTGTGGCAGGTTGGCCCCAGAGCCTCGGCCTTAATTAGCAGCGTGTCGCGGTCGCAGTCTAATGAGATGGATTTAGCACGTAGCACGTGACCACTGGTCTCGCCCTTGCGCCATAGCTTTGACCGGCTACGGCTGTAGAAAGTCACATCGCCGCTCGTCAGGGTTAACGTAAGACTCTCTTGATTCATATAACCAAGCATCAGCACTTCGCCACTGGCATGATCCTGGATCACTGCCGGTACCAGTCCCGCCTGTTTAGCAAAATCAACTTGGTCCATTGCAAAATTAGTACTGACACTTCGCTGTATATTCACTGCCGCACCTCGATACCTTGACTTCGTAAGTATTCCTTAACCTGACTCACGGTCAGTGTACCGGCGTGGAACGCTCCAGCCGCCAGGGCACCATCCACGTCGGCATCTCTGAAAACAGCGGCAAAGTGCTCGAGTGCCCCTGCCCCACCGGATGCAATAAGCGGAATCCTGACGACTGCCCGCACCGCCCGGAGTTGTTCTAAGTCGTATCCCGTCCGCACACCGTCTTGATCCATACAGTTAAGGACGATTTCGCCAGCTCCGCGCTCCTCAGCCTCGCGCACCCAGTCAAGGGTTCGGCGGCCAGTTCCGCGCATGGTAGAGGCGCTCCCTGTGAACTGGTAAACCTGCCAGTCACCGGGATCATCGCTGGCAGTTCTGGAATCAACGCCGACAACGACGGCCTGACTACCAAAGGTCTCTGCGAGTTCCGTAATGAGCTCAGGGCGCGCTAATGCCTTTGAATTTACCGATACCTTGTCAGCTCCCGCCGCCAGGACGGCACGAGCGCTGGCAACATCGTGAATACCACCTGCCACACAGAACGGTATGTCAAGGATCGCTGCCACACGTTCAATCCAAGAGCGTGCAACTGTGGCCCCAACGGTGCTTGCTTTAATATCGTAAAACACGAGCTCGTCGGCGCCAGCGTCACGGTAACGCTGGGCTAACGCGACGATATCCCCCATGACCACGTGGTCAGCGAACTTCACGCCTTTGACCACCATACCGTCGCGTACATCCAGACATGGTATTAGCCGTTTGCGCAGCACCGCAAAGCCTCCTCCAAACTAAACTCACCACTGTATAGTGCCTTACCGACGATGGCACCGCTGGCGCCGATTTTGGCT includes the following:
- a CDS encoding prephenate dehydrogenase/arogenate dehydrogenase family protein; the protein is MLQSAIRCCAVTWPSYATPLTNRQVRCRLEATGTLYLAKGSRTPDYHIVITWASHEHHVDMTAKLSTLRDQVRAIDDQLLELVAQRLRLAEEIGQIKFAANLPIKDYQVEKAVLERSRSKASTLGIYSSLAEELSRLLIRYAVIAQDDDRSQRQRHHHGPARRVTVVGGRGRMGRWISDFFDTFGDHVSHVDQPSGSNKDSRYPLLSSLAAACDSDVIVLATPISITSEIIEELTRLKTKALVFDICSLKTPLMSALKAAQTAGLRIGSAHPMFGPDVEVLVDRNVMICDVGDAKVTHEVRALFESTTAHITEVSLERHDELMSYVLGLSHLSNLVFADVLAKGEVSFSNLRGAASTTFNAQLGVTIPVTMENPALYYEIQTENSYSPKMLGLLAQSLDSYARAIKSRDAQAFLGLMNEAKAYFGERPV
- the hisF gene encoding imidazole glycerol phosphate synthase subunit HisF; the protein is MLRKRLIPCLDVRDGMVVKGVKFADHVVMGDIVALAQRYRDAGADELVFYDIKASTVGATVARSWIERVAAILDIPFCVAGGIHDVASARAVLAAGADKVSVNSKALARPELITELAETFGSQAVVVGVDSRTASDDPGDWQVYQFTGSASTMRGTGRRTLDWVREAEERGAGEIVLNCMDQDGVRTGYDLEQLRAVRAVVRIPLIASGGAGALEHFAAVFRDADVDGALAAGAFHAGTLTVSQVKEYLRSQGIEVRQ
- the hutH gene encoding histidine ammonia-lyase; this translates as MSMPQTPRFHLGVDTLTTERLVTLARTPNPPVAVTPQAWQRLDGFRAHVDAVLTQGNTVYGINTGFGFLSDVAIPPVDLAQLQLNLVRSHACGVGDYSADEVVRALLILRAHSFLLGFSGVRAEVVRQVLLFLEHDILPVVPCQGSVGASGDLAPLAQLALGLLGEGEVKWRGETLPAARVLDQLGIAPLKLAPKEGLSLINGTQYMTTLAAFAVEEAKTLARSADIAAGLSLDAVRGTVAAYDARIHAARPHRGQKLVAANMLRLFAQTDSIMESHAHCGKVQDPYSFRCVPQVHGASRDTIAYCESVVNTELQSVTDNPLVFDGGDFVSGGNFHGQPVAFVMDFLAIAVAEIGSISERRIEKITNPHQSGLPAFATRNSGLNSGFMIPHVVAASLVSENKVLCHPASVDSIPTSADKEDHVSMGPIAARKARSVIINVRNILAIEYLASTQGLDLLAPLKPSTILAVVVNEVRFRAPAMDTDRSLQREIRAVADWLSEDGPAAKLAAAGCQIQ
- a CDS encoding bifunctional phosphoribosyl-AMP cyclohydrolase/phosphoribosyl-ATP diphosphatase HisIE encodes the protein MDQVDFAKQAGLVPAVIQDHASGEVLMLGYMNQESLTLTLTSGDVTFYSRSRSKLWRKGETSGHVLRAKSISLDCDRDTLLIKAEALGPTCHTGSVSCFSENAASTFATLPKLWTKIVERAAAADTTSSYTATLLAAGIQRQAQKVGEEGVEVALAAVAADDQALLGESADLLYHLLVLLRGRGLSLDQVCRVLDERAR